A stretch of Acidimicrobiales bacterium DNA encodes these proteins:
- a CDS encoding aminotransferase class IV encodes MEHFVHLNGAVVARDEAAIPVGDRGFLFADAVYEGMGVLDGQVVDFLHHMERLERSLREISIEVEQSADDWWGLLMELVERNEIDAGFAYLHITRGVGVERDYVYPAGLTPSVFAFIERHPGPGPADAVAGIALATAPDLRWARRDIKTPNLLGQVLAKQHAAAQGRDEALLVTSDGLITECGSSSFFIVRDGALITRPLSHDILGGVTRRAVIAVAERLDLAVEERVVGLDEAQAADEAFATAASTYVQPVVSIDGEPVGAGVPGPVALAVREEYLRMVRASFHTPAEPCSTDD; translated from the coding sequence ATGGAGCATTTCGTCCACCTGAACGGGGCCGTCGTCGCCCGTGACGAGGCCGCGATTCCCGTAGGGGATCGCGGGTTCCTCTTCGCCGACGCGGTCTACGAGGGGATGGGGGTGCTCGACGGTCAGGTCGTGGACTTCCTCCACCACATGGAGCGCCTCGAACGGTCGCTGCGGGAGATCTCGATCGAGGTGGAGCAGTCGGCGGACGACTGGTGGGGCCTGCTCATGGAGCTTGTCGAACGCAACGAGATCGACGCCGGGTTCGCGTATCTGCACATCACCCGGGGCGTCGGGGTCGAGCGCGACTACGTCTACCCGGCGGGGCTCACGCCGTCGGTGTTCGCGTTCATCGAACGTCATCCGGGCCCCGGGCCGGCCGACGCGGTGGCGGGCATCGCCCTCGCGACGGCGCCGGATCTGCGGTGGGCCCGTCGCGACATCAAGACACCGAATCTCCTCGGCCAGGTCCTGGCCAAACAACACGCCGCCGCACAGGGACGCGACGAGGCGCTGTTGGTGACATCCGACGGCCTCATCACCGAGTGCGGGTCGAGCAGCTTCTTCATCGTGCGCGACGGCGCGCTGATCACCCGGCCGCTGTCGCACGACATCCTCGGCGGGGTCACGCGGCGGGCCGTGATCGCCGTGGCCGAGCGGCTGGACCTCGCCGTCGAGGAGCGGGTGGTCGGCCTCGACGAGGCGCAAGCGGCGGACGAGGCGTTCGCCACCGCGGCGTCGACCTATGTGCAACCCGTGGTGTCGATCGACGGCGAACCGGTCGGCGCGGGGGTGCCGGGGCCGGTGGCCCTCGCCGTGCGCGAGGAGTACCTGCGCATGGTCCGAGCGAGCTTCCACACGCCCGCTGAGCCATGCTCGACCGATGACTGA
- a CDS encoding YebC/PmpR family DNA-binding transcriptional regulator, with protein MSGHSKWATIKHKKGAADAKRGKLFAKLIKQVEVAARTGGGDPDSNPTLRTMFQKARDNSVPLDTIERAVKRGTGELEGVNYESITYEGYAPGGVALLIECLTDNRNRTSGDVRSTLSKNGGSLAEPGAVSWQFERKGVILVPTSVAEDDVMLAALDAGAEDIVDEGEMWRVTTAPTDLNTVREALDGAEITVESADIVMLPSSTVEMTEVGDVKKLLQLMELLDDLDDVQDVHGNMDAPDEVLEAAQAG; from the coding sequence ATGAGTGGTCATTCCAAGTGGGCGACGATCAAGCACAAGAAGGGCGCCGCTGACGCCAAGCGGGGCAAGCTCTTCGCGAAGCTCATCAAGCAGGTCGAGGTCGCAGCTCGCACCGGGGGCGGCGACCCGGACTCGAACCCGACGCTGCGCACGATGTTCCAGAAGGCCCGCGACAACTCGGTGCCGCTGGACACGATCGAGCGGGCGGTCAAGCGGGGCACCGGCGAGCTCGAGGGCGTCAACTACGAGAGCATCACCTACGAGGGCTACGCGCCCGGCGGTGTCGCGCTGCTGATCGAGTGCCTCACCGACAACCGCAACCGCACGTCCGGCGATGTGCGCTCCACCCTGTCCAAGAACGGCGGTTCGCTGGCCGAGCCCGGCGCCGTGTCGTGGCAGTTCGAGCGCAAGGGCGTCATCCTCGTGCCCACCTCGGTGGCGGAGGACGACGTCATGCTCGCGGCGCTCGACGCCGGCGCGGAGGACATCGTCGACGAGGGCGAGATGTGGCGGGTCACCACCGCGCCGACGGATCTCAACACGGTGCGAGAAGCCCTCGACGGCGCCGAGATCACGGTCGAGTCGGCCGACATCGTCATGCTGCCGAGCAGCACCGTCGAGATGACCGAGGTCGGCGACGTGAAGAAGCTCCTCCAGTTGATGGAGCTGCTCGACGACCTCGACGACGTGCAGGACGTCCACGGCAACATGGACGCCCCCGACGAGGTGCTCGAGGCCGCCCAGGCGGGCTGA
- the pdxT gene encoding pyridoxal 5'-phosphate synthase glutaminase subunit PdxT: MSAPTIGVLALQGAFAVHAEIFAALGCATQEVRTAEQLAAVDGLVVPGGESTTMSMLLERSAMLEPLRARIDDGLPVFGTCAGMILLSADIRDGRDDQHALGVLDLSVTRNGYGRQIDSFEADIDVAGLDEPFHAVFIRAPKVERVGDSVEVLATVDGDPVLCARGNVLAAAFHPELSDDDRIHRRWLASAALQV, translated from the coding sequence TTGTCCGCCCCGACCATCGGCGTCCTCGCCCTCCAGGGCGCCTTCGCCGTCCACGCCGAGATCTTCGCCGCGCTCGGGTGCGCGACCCAGGAGGTCCGCACCGCCGAGCAGCTCGCGGCGGTCGACGGCCTGGTCGTCCCGGGTGGCGAGTCGACGACCATGTCGATGCTGCTCGAGCGGTCGGCGATGCTCGAACCGCTGCGGGCCCGGATCGACGACGGCCTTCCGGTGTTCGGCACGTGCGCCGGGATGATCCTGCTGTCCGCCGACATCCGGGACGGCCGCGACGACCAGCACGCGCTCGGTGTGCTCGATCTCTCCGTCACCCGCAACGGCTACGGACGCCAGATCGACTCCTTCGAGGCCGACATCGACGTCGCCGGGCTCGACGAGCCGTTCCATGCCGTCTTCATCCGCGCCCCGAAGGTCGAGCGGGTCGGGGACAGCGTGGAGGTGCTCGCCACCGTCGACGGTGATCCGGTGCTGTGCGCCCGCGGCAACGTGCTGGCGGCGGCGTTTCATCCCGAGCTCTCCGACGACGACCGCATCCATCGACGTTGGCTGGCGTCCGCCGCTCTGCAAGTCTGA
- a CDS encoding MOSC domain-containing protein — protein sequence MTTPETCDQCGFDAAEWNDLDTRRTLGCADALFAVWTDGMSDADRNRRPADDTWSVLEYHDHNRRTLFGLRALCEVALETPGTDIGPDIEPSPPGPARELDADEVASAFAEEARTFASRLAELTDEQMRHHIVIGGNERTVGWASRHAVHDLWHHLVDIAAIRRTLGDAVPAGSGTVARINASGGGVPKTPVDEAAIDRRGVVGDTQAARQHHGRPWQALCLWSTEVIDALADEGHPIDPGSAGENITISGLEWSTLRPGAVLGIGDIRCRISAYAVPCAKNARWFVDGDFNRILHDRHPGWGRLYASVLEGGTVRPGDTVRVIG from the coding sequence ATGACCACTCCCGAGACATGTGACCAGTGCGGGTTCGACGCCGCCGAATGGAACGACCTCGACACCCGGCGCACGCTCGGCTGCGCCGACGCGCTCTTCGCGGTCTGGACCGACGGCATGTCGGACGCCGACCGCAATCGCCGGCCGGCCGACGACACGTGGTCCGTGCTCGAGTATCACGACCACAACCGCAGGACGCTGTTCGGGCTCCGCGCCCTCTGTGAGGTCGCGCTGGAGACACCGGGCACGGACATCGGCCCCGACATCGAGCCGTCGCCCCCCGGGCCCGCCCGCGAACTCGATGCCGACGAGGTCGCGTCCGCCTTCGCCGAGGAGGCCCGCACCTTCGCGTCCCGCCTCGCCGAGCTCACCGACGAGCAGATGCGGCACCACATCGTGATCGGCGGCAACGAGCGCACCGTCGGGTGGGCCTCCCGCCACGCGGTCCACGACCTGTGGCACCACCTGGTCGACATCGCGGCGATCCGGCGCACCCTCGGCGACGCGGTGCCCGCCGGGTCCGGCACCGTCGCCCGGATCAACGCCTCGGGCGGCGGCGTGCCGAAGACGCCGGTGGACGAGGCCGCGATCGATCGACGGGGCGTGGTCGGCGACACGCAGGCCGCCCGCCAGCACCACGGCCGACCCTGGCAGGCGCTGTGTCTCTGGTCGACCGAGGTCATCGATGCGCTGGCCGACGAAGGTCACCCCATCGATCCGGGGTCGGCCGGCGAGAACATCACGATCAGCGGTCTCGAGTGGTCGACGCTGCGCCCCGGCGCCGTGCTCGGGATCGGCGACATCCGCTGCCGCATCAGCGCCTACGCGGTTCCCTGCGCGAAGAACGCCCGATGGTTCGTGGACGGCGACTTCAACCGCATCCTCCACGACCGCCACCCCGGCTGGGGTCGGCTCTACGCGTCCGTGCTCGAAGGCGGCACCGTGCGCCCGGGCGACACCGTCCGCGTCATCGGCTGA
- the pdxS gene encoding pyridoxal 5'-phosphate synthase lyase subunit PdxS yields MTENSGRTTGTPLVKRGLAEMLKGGVIMDVVNPEQAKIAEDAGATAVMALERVPSDIRRDGGVSRMSDPEMIQGIQATVSIPVMAKARIGHFAEAQILQSLGVDYIDESEVLTPADEAHHIDKWAFTVPFVCGATNLGEALRRISEGACMIRSKGEAGTGNVVEAVRHLRSIMGDIRKIGQADSAELFDWAKQLQAPLPLVQEIAETGELPVPMFCAGGIATPADASLVMQLGAQAVFVGSGIFKSDEPAKMATAIVEAATHFRDPDILVKVSTGLGDAMKGLEIASLETKLAERGW; encoded by the coding sequence ATGACTGAGAACAGCGGCCGCACGACCGGCACACCGCTCGTCAAGCGGGGCTTGGCCGAGATGCTGAAGGGCGGCGTCATCATGGACGTCGTCAATCCCGAGCAGGCGAAGATCGCCGAGGACGCCGGAGCGACGGCCGTCATGGCGCTCGAACGCGTGCCCTCCGACATCCGTCGTGACGGCGGCGTGTCCCGCATGTCCGATCCCGAGATGATCCAGGGCATCCAGGCGACGGTGTCGATCCCGGTGATGGCGAAGGCCCGCATCGGCCACTTCGCCGAGGCACAGATCCTCCAGTCGCTCGGCGTCGACTACATCGACGAGTCCGAGGTGCTGACCCCGGCCGACGAGGCGCACCACATCGACAAGTGGGCCTTCACCGTGCCGTTCGTGTGCGGCGCGACCAACCTGGGTGAGGCGCTGCGGCGCATCAGCGAGGGTGCCTGCATGATCCGCTCCAAGGGCGAGGCCGGCACCGGCAACGTCGTGGAGGCCGTGCGTCACCTCCGTTCGATCATGGGCGACATCCGCAAGATCGGGCAGGCCGATTCGGCCGAGCTGTTCGACTGGGCCAAGCAGCTCCAGGCGCCGCTGCCCCTCGTGCAGGAGATCGCCGAAACGGGAGAGCTGCCCGTCCCGATGTTCTGTGCCGGCGGCATCGCCACTCCGGCCGACGCGTCGCTCGTGATGCAGCTCGGCGCCCAGGCGGTCTTCGTCGGCTCCGGCATCTTCAAGAGCGACGAACCGGCCAAGATGGCCACGGCGATCGTCGAGGCGGCCACCCACTTCCGGGATCCGGACATCCTGGTGAAGGTGTCGACCGGCCTCGGCGACGCGATGAAGGGTCTCGAGATCGCCTCGCTCGAGACGAAGCTGGCCGAACGCGGCTGGTAG
- a CDS encoding arylsulfatase, with the protein MTDAVIGRTVADSTPHWPDPARPREGAPNVLVVLFDDVGFSDFGCYGGDAATPAIDAIAARGLRYTGFHTTAMCSTTRASLLTGRNHHSVGVGCLANFDSGFPGYRGKIARSAGTVAEMLRAHGYRNYMAGKWHVTPLYETGPTGPTDGWPLARGFDRYYGFLDAETDQYAPELVRDNTHVAPPGTFADGYHLTEDLADESIRMLAEHRAGVPDTPWFLYFAPGACHAPHQVAKDIIDGYDPLFADGWDAARARRLVRQLDAGIVPPGTELPERNPWVKPWDDLTPDEQRVGQRLQAAYAAMLDHTDRQIARIVQFLEDTGQLDDTLIMVLSDNGASQEGGPKGFVNAMGPYNGISESTEDRIARLDDIGGPDTHSNFPLGWAMVANTPLKRYKQNTHGGGVRDPLVVSWPNGITDHGGLRHQFAHVSDVVPTLLDLLEVDAPEVVNGVAQQPLEGTSFLSTFTDPDADTGKRAQYFEMFSHRGIYLDGWKAVAFHAPGTAIDDDQWELYDLTTDFNENHDLAGEEPDRLQAMIDEWWREAEAHQVLPLDDRFGERFAENAARVHGDRTHYEFWAGMGHLPTDVAPDVRSRSYRIVAEVEIPDGGATGVLVAHGDATSGYSLYIDGNGHLVHDLNIGGSHQLVRSDRAVPSGRHDLGFRMDRDGPAGTGTLTIDGVDVGVMTTGDIFVTMVSFSGLDIGLDRSSPVSHYEAPNPFTGRLIRVVVDMDHDQDVDHTAAGRTQLARE; encoded by the coding sequence ATGACTGACGCTGTCATCGGGCGCACCGTCGCCGACTCCACCCCGCACTGGCCCGACCCGGCCCGTCCGCGCGAGGGCGCCCCGAACGTGCTCGTCGTGCTCTTCGACGACGTCGGGTTCTCGGACTTCGGCTGCTACGGCGGCGACGCGGCGACACCCGCGATCGACGCGATCGCGGCGCGGGGGCTGCGCTACACCGGCTTCCACACCACCGCGATGTGCTCCACGACGCGGGCGTCGCTGCTGACCGGCCGCAACCACCATTCGGTCGGCGTGGGGTGTCTCGCCAACTTCGACTCGGGCTTCCCCGGCTACCGCGGCAAGATCGCCCGCAGCGCCGGCACCGTCGCCGAGATGCTGCGGGCCCACGGCTACCGGAACTACATGGCCGGCAAGTGGCACGTCACGCCGCTGTACGAAACGGGTCCGACGGGGCCGACCGACGGGTGGCCGCTCGCCCGTGGCTTCGATCGCTACTACGGCTTCCTCGACGCGGAGACCGACCAGTACGCGCCGGAGTTGGTGCGGGACAACACCCACGTGGCGCCGCCCGGCACGTTCGCCGATGGCTACCACCTGACCGAGGATCTGGCCGACGAGTCGATCCGGATGCTCGCCGAGCATCGGGCCGGCGTGCCGGACACGCCCTGGTTCCTGTACTTCGCGCCGGGCGCCTGCCACGCGCCCCACCAGGTGGCGAAGGACATCATCGACGGCTACGACCCGCTCTTCGCCGACGGGTGGGACGCCGCCCGGGCGCGTCGGCTCGTTCGCCAACTCGACGCCGGCATCGTCCCCCCGGGCACCGAGCTGCCCGAGCGCAACCCGTGGGTGAAGCCGTGGGACGACCTCACGCCGGACGAGCAACGGGTGGGGCAACGTCTCCAGGCCGCCTACGCCGCGATGCTCGACCACACGGACCGCCAGATCGCCCGGATCGTGCAGTTCCTCGAGGACACCGGCCAGCTGGACGACACGCTGATCATGGTCCTGAGCGACAACGGGGCGTCGCAGGAAGGCGGGCCGAAGGGGTTCGTCAACGCGATGGGGCCGTACAACGGCATCAGCGAGTCGACCGAGGACCGGATCGCCCGGCTCGACGACATCGGCGGGCCGGACACGCACTCGAACTTCCCGCTCGGCTGGGCGATGGTCGCCAATACGCCGCTCAAGCGCTACAAGCAGAACACCCACGGCGGCGGCGTGCGGGACCCGCTGGTCGTCTCGTGGCCGAACGGGATCACCGATCACGGCGGGCTGCGTCATCAGTTCGCCCATGTGAGCGACGTCGTGCCGACGCTGCTCGACCTGCTGGAGGTGGATGCGCCCGAGGTGGTCAACGGGGTCGCCCAGCAGCCGCTGGAGGGGACGTCGTTCCTGTCCACCTTCACGGATCCCGACGCGGACACGGGCAAGCGGGCGCAGTACTTCGAGATGTTCAGCCATCGCGGGATCTATCTGGATGGGTGGAAGGCGGTCGCCTTCCACGCGCCGGGCACCGCGATCGACGACGACCAGTGGGAGCTCTACGACCTCACCACGGACTTCAACGAGAACCACGATCTCGCCGGGGAGGAGCCCGACCGTCTCCAGGCGATGATCGACGAATGGTGGCGCGAGGCCGAGGCCCATCAGGTCCTGCCGCTCGACGACCGGTTCGGCGAGCGCTTCGCCGAGAACGCGGCCCGCGTCCACGGTGACCGCACGCACTACGAGTTCTGGGCCGGCATGGGGCACCTGCCGACCGACGTGGCGCCGGACGTGCGGTCGCGCAGCTACCGGATCGTGGCCGAGGTCGAGATCCCGGACGGTGGGGCCACGGGTGTGCTGGTCGCCCACGGTGACGCGACGAGCGGCTACTCCCTCTACATCGACGGCAACGGTCATCTCGTCCACGACCTCAACATCGGTGGGTCACACCAGCTGGTGCGCTCCGACCGGGCGGTGCCGTCGGGACGCCACGATCTCGGGTTCCGGATGGACCGGGACGGGCCCGCGGGCACCGGCACGCTGACGATCGACGGGGTCGACGTCGGGGTGATGACGACCGGCGACATCTTCGTGACGATGGTGTCGTTCTCCGGGCTCGACATCGGACTCGACCGATCGAGCCCGGTCAGCCATTACGAAGCACCGAACCCGTTCACCGGTCGGCTGATCCGGGTCGTCGTCGACATGGACCACGACCAAGACGTCGACCACACCGCCGCCGGCCGCACCCAACTCGCCCGCGAGTGA